The genome window GACGAATCAGCAGGGCCAGCAAGGCCGGAATCATCCCCACCAAAAACATCAATCGCCAAGCCGTCAATCGCGTGCCAAACACATCCCAGCCGGACCATTGGACGCTAAAGAGCGTGATCCCGATCACGGCCGCGGAGACATTCCCCACGGCCGAGAGGGCTTGCAACAAACCGAGCGCGAACGGCCGGGCCCGCTCGGGCATGACCTCGGCCACGAGCGCCACGCCGACGGCAAACTCGCCCCCGACGCCCAGCCCGGTGAGAAAGCGAAACAGTGCGAAATCCCAAAACGTAACGGAAAACGCGCTCAGCCCCGTGCAGATCGAATAGAGCAGGATCGTCAGCAGCATGGTTCGGGCCCGGCCGATCCGATCGCCGAGCACGCCGAACGCCAATCCGCCGCTGGCCCAACCGATGAGAAACACGCTCGTGGCGATCGTGCTCCATTGCGTCGGATCGCGGCCGGTGCCGGCCAGGAGTTCGCGCATCGCCGGCATGCGGGCCAGGATAAACAATTGCTGATCGAGGCAATCGAACATCCATCCCAGCGAGGCCACAAGCAGCACAAACCAATGGTAGCGCGTCAGAAGCCGATACCAGGGCTTGCCGAGATCATCGGCAGAAAGGGGGCCCGGAGACGAATAAGGATTTGCCGGCCCGCCAAGGAATTCCGCCATCGAGCAGCTCCACGAAAGCCATTCCGCCGAATGCAAAACTGACATCTTACGTTCGCCGCGGCACATGTGCCACCGGTGTTGCCGTGCTCCCAACCAGCGACCGCCGCCTTTCCGCGGATCCCCGGCTACTGTCGGGACGGTCGATTTCGGCTTGCCGAACGGCCCGTGGCAGGATACTTATGGCATTGCTGTCGACCGACGAACAGCAGTGGGGCCTAGGCGAAAAGACTCGCGGGCCGGTTTTCTCGAGATGGTTTTAACATGATTCAGACGCACGCGACCGATTCGCCCCTCTTCGTTTCGTCTGAGCCAACGCACTCGCCCGAAACACTGCAACGCGAGCCCGATTGGATGGCCGTTGCCGAGCGTGTGTTGGCTGGCGGAGCCGTCGAGCCGAATGAAGCGCTGGAAATGCTGCGTTCGCCCGAGGAACAGTTGCTGGCGCTGTTAGCGGCGGCGTATCGAGTGCGGCGGCGCTATTTCGGCAACCGCGTGCAGTTGTATTTCTTGATGAACGCCAAGAGCGGGCTGTGCCCCGAGGATTGCGGCTATTGCTCGCAATCAAAGGTGTCCGAGGCCGAGATACCGCGCTACAACTTGCTCACCGAGGCTCGGCTCATGGCGGGGGCCCGGGCGGCGGCCGAGCGCAAAGCGGCGACCTATTGCCTCGTGATTTCCGCGCGTGGGCCGACGGAGCGCGAAATCGACGCGGTGGCGCAGATCGTGCCGAAGATCAAGGCCGAGTTTGGCCTCAATGTGTGTGCATGCCTTGGCCTGTTGACGCCGGAGCAGGCCCAGCGGCTGAAAGATTGCGGCGTCGACAAAGTGAACCACAACCTGAATACCAGCCGGCGGTTCTATCCCGAAATTTGCTCGACCCATACGTATCAAGACCGGATCGACACGTTGCGCGCCGTTCGGCAAGCGGGGCTCGAGTTGTGCAGCGGCGGAATCCTGGGGATGGGCGAAACCGACGACGACGTCGTGGCGATGGCTTTCGAGCTGCGCGAATTGGGCGTCGAATCGATTCCGCTGAATTTCTTAAACCCCATCGACGGCACACCGCTGGCCGGCTCGCACCGTCTCACGCCGCGCTATTGCCTCAAGGCCTTGGCGATGATGCGGCTGGTCAACCCGCGCAGCGAATTGCGAATCGCCGGCGGCCGCGAAATGCATCTCGGCAGCCTGCAGCCGCTCGGCCTGTACGCCGCCAATTCGATCTTCGTCGGCGACTATCTCACCACCAAGGGCCAACTTCCCGAGGCCGATTATCGCATGATCGAAGAAATGGGTTTTGTAGTAGCGAAGGACGAAGTGCTACCCGCGCGCCAAAACGCAAATTGACGCGCGTGGCCATCACCTGCGTACCAATAAAGGTGGTCAGCGGGCTCGGTTGGCGTTGCCGAATCACTTGAGCGATCGCATTTTGCGGAGATTCCTTGATGTCGCTGGTCGACGCGCACAGTTTCGAGAATGGGAGTTGCCATTTCCGGGAAAATCGACGCTCCCTTCGCCCCAATAGATCCGCCGGTGATTGCGATCATGCGACCATCTCTCGATCCACGGGCCGCCTGTTCTACCCGTCCGCGGGCGATGATATGATGGATCCGGGGGCCGCGTCGACGGGAGGTGGGGGCGTTTACGGTTGTTCGTGGTGGGGAACACTATGCGTTTACGCGGCGGGCTGGCGATCTTCTTCGCGATTGCATCGATTCTGGCCGGCTGCTCTCATGCTCCGACGGGCGAAGCGCCGAAGCCGCCCGATGCGACGACGTTCTACGCCGCCGGCAAGGAACTTTTGAACCAGCATCATCCCGATAAGGCGATTCCGCAATTCGACAAGGCGATCGAAATCAATCTAAGCTATGCCGA of Pirellulales bacterium contains these proteins:
- the bioB gene encoding biotin synthase BioB; the protein is MAVAERVLAGGAVEPNEALEMLRSPEEQLLALLAAAYRVRRRYFGNRVQLYFLMNAKSGLCPEDCGYCSQSKVSEAEIPRYNLLTEARLMAGARAAAERKAATYCLVISARGPTEREIDAVAQIVPKIKAEFGLNVCACLGLLTPEQAQRLKDCGVDKVNHNLNTSRRFYPEICSTHTYQDRIDTLRAVRQAGLELCSGGILGMGETDDDVVAMAFELRELGVESIPLNFLNPIDGTPLAGSHRLTPRYCLKALAMMRLVNPRSELRIAGGREMHLGSLQPLGLYAANSIFVGDYLTTKGQLPEADYRMIEEMGFVVAKDEVLPARQNAN